TGCTTCTGAATGTTATAGGTGGAGGAGCTTTTTGTAATGGCCAAAAGATATATGTGAGTCAAACTGATAAGGTGAGGTGTCTCTCATTCTTTGAGCTTTGTTACTTAATACTTGCCCACCTATAAAACGGCTTCATATCACTTACCTTTTTCTAGCATTGACGAGTGAACTAAAAAGACGATATGTAAATGAACCAAAGGGAAAACATTGATTTGTTGAAAAAATGCTACAATATATGTTTACTTTTTGTTTGAAGTCGTATGGAAAATCCCGTCTTCTGTTAATGGGTATCTTTATTCTTTACAAATGCTTTCAATCCATCTTATCGACCAATCAAATAAAAGAAGTGGGATAAGGAGACGAATTGCTCTGATTCTTTGACAAAATAACTGGAAGTATGCTGATATATTTTGGAACTTGCACCTTCTTATGTTGTATCTCTTCATTTGTATCTGCTCATGATATTTATTTGTAGGTGGAGCGGTCGCTTCTTGTAACTGGGTTTGGATACGAACATGATGATGCATGGGCTACTAACATCGAATTATTCAAGGAATATACTGATGTCAGCAGGGtaatattttctcatttttcttgttttatcaAATGTTATATTATCCAATTATTTGACATTGTCTTTACCCTCCCTTTAAACCAAATAGTATTGTGCAGGGCGTGAGAAGGCTTGGTGCTGCTGCAGTTGACATGTGCCATGTAGCTCTAGGAATTGTAGAAGCTTACTGGGAATACCGTCTAAAACCATGGGATATGGCTGCTGGTGTGCTGGTAAAGTTTTTTTATCTTCCTCTTATGTATTTCTACTTTTAACACCTTAACTAACACTGCAGTTGTGACTGCTTGAAGTCTGTTGTTGACATGAGGTTATTTTCAGCTACAAGAAAGTTTCTTCGATGATCAATTTACTTCACTCTATTTAGTAATATagttttatatatactatttttattcttttatcaaGCAGATGGTTGAAGAAGCTGGTGGGACAGTAAGCCGCATGGATGGAGGAAAATTTTGTGTATTTGATAGATCTGTTCTAGTATCTAACGGCGTGCTGCATAGCAAGGTTAAGTTTTGCTgttctttctttttattattattatcaaaatgaaCATCTCATGGTTCTCCTCCCATGCTCTGTTCTCTTCGCACATAATAGACTCCATGTTTGGAATTTGCATAATTAAAGTTAACAAAACTTGTAGGACTGTAACTAGTGCCGTTAAGTTACGTATTATGTCCATATTGAACAAATCTGTAGAGGATTTACAAATTTGTATTTTCTTGAGCATAACAAAATAGTATATTTGGAAGAAGGAATATTTATGACCTATAAAAAGTTGGGGATGCAGATGTTAAGAGTTAGTATGAGGCCTTCATTTTTTGATCGTTTGAAAGTGAGTACCAAATCATTAACGGAATTAATAGAAGCCCTTAATTGTttacataattgaaagtgaggtgACATTAAGTAGGATTTTCAAATAAgggtatcaaactgtgaattatagTATATACAGGGGGTCTCAGAGTAATTtgttctttatattttatttcacatGCATCTCTTACGGAGAACTGTGACTATTATAtgtttccagatttttaaaaaatttgagagAAGACGATGTTCCATTTTCTCCTTGCTTTGTTCATTACTTCAATCCTTAAAATACTCAATTTTTCTTTACTTCAGCCAAGCTTCTGTTTCGATAGCTTTTAATATTTTGAGAATCTATCTGAAAGCGAGATGGTGGTTTCTCATTTCTTTATATGGGGTTAGGAGGAATCTTccctttatttttcttcttgatATAACTATCTCTTATTATTCAAGGATTAGCATTTTAATCTGAACAATCTGAGTGCTGTTGTTGCAGTATGGCTAAGGAGAGAATCTCtcaaataaaaatgatttacAATTGTGCATAAAGTGGCATTTCTTGCCAGCAGTGTTGAGTGGTTTGTGGTGTAAATTATTGAAGTTATGTAATGTCaaggtaaaaaaaattgtttaaagaTTGAAATTAGGGTTCTAGTTCAGTTTAGCAAAATTAGGGGTACTAAGGGTACAATTATCTTTTACTTtggcaataaaaaaaattaattatatgatGATATGATAAAATTTGAACTTGTGTAAACCATAAAATTCTCTATCTTTCATTTAATTTCTCACCATATTTTGGTAACTCGTGTTTCTGGCTTTTAACGCGTCTCCCAAAATGCTTTTTAAATTTCCATGTAGATGTAATTTGTAAAGAGGAATTGTGGGGTAGAAAAAAACTTCGAACTGCTATGTCTAAAACGATACCATTTGCTCGGCATCTCATTTTTTATTgacgtttaaatttattaacaTCAAGTAATATTCCTTTACTCTGCTAGAGTTCTTTGAAGTTCATAACATCCTAACTCTTTTGAAATTGCAGCTCCTGGAGAGGATTGGAACTGAAACTGAAAAACTCAAAAGCAAAGGAATTGATTTTTCTCTGTGGTTTAAGCCAGAAAATTACCATACAGATTTTTGAAAGACCAGAATTCTATCGTTGTCTGATTCCTTACAGCAGCAAACGGATTACAGCCTACAGGTGCGAACATATTATGCATTCAATATTTATCATTTTCCTTTATAATGCCTTGATGTATAGCTGTTTTTTCCTTTTGTCAAATTTGGATATCCAAATGCGGCAGCTCCTCCTTGTCAATGGCAGTTTTCGTCTTATgcaatttttcatttaaaaataaaagatatatgCTATATGACTGAATATAGGGCCATCTAAAAAACAGCTTTTAAAAAGAGAATAACATCATTACACAACAGCATTTTGCAGCAATTCACCTGCAACTATGCCATCATAATGAGATGATTTGAGAAGATATGATGTCAAACTTTAATTATGCTCTCTCGCTTGTGAATGCAGTAATGGAAAAACATAGACATGAAAGAAATACTTGGTAGAAGATTCTAAAAGTATATTGCTTTTGTGTCACCAACATTTTAAGGATATGCAGATCTTCCTCAATTTTAGAAGCTACAATATTCTTTTTGTCATTTATAAACcaatctatttaatttaaaaaaattcactatCTACAAATGTATCATCTCTTTATTTGCAAGTGCTCTTAAGATGTCTTATGTGCGCACGTCAtgtgtaaaaatatttatacaagtTTCTTGTTTCCTGACACTAATGGTTTAGAATAGAACTGTTGCCCTTTTCCTAACTTTAGGCTCTTATTTTGTTTGGTAGTTAAAGTGTACAAGCGGGCTGCTAAGTACTTATCTAGCAAGTTTTCCATTTCTTAcatcttattttttatttttgtatagactaaataattatattatgaaCACCCACTATAGATATATTTAGGCATCAGGTCCATTTATAAGTTAACTTAATATTACTTGCTTCGTCTGTTAAATAGAGCTGTTTCCAAAATTTATTGCTTGGTTTgaaatttactttaattagtgcAGTATAGCTCCAAAGACTAACTATTTCGCATACAAATAGGTAGTCAGTACAGTTACATAAATCATGCTAAAATTTTGATTGTAAATCTTAATCTAATTTACAGGTCTTGATGATATGAATGGCAGTGAGGACCGGATACGCTGAAGAACAGGAGAGGACGAAGGTGAGAAATTATAGAGGGTATTGGTTTCTAAGACACTATGTTCTTGTAGTAAACATTATTGAATGTTGTTCTTGCAAGTGCACATTGCATAAAAATCTTTCTTTTAGTTCCATTTCCATAAAATTACATGTAATAACGAGTTAAATCCATGAATTAGCAGTTGCTAATTACCTCTAGCTCTGATGAGATGTCAGAAACCATAACTACATATAGTCTAtctcaaaattatttaaaccTTCACTCTTTTTTCCACTGGCTTGAATGTGAATTATACGTAGTACACTTCTTGAATGACCGACAAGTTATGGATCAATATTTAAAGCATAGTTTTTAGGTCGAATGATGATGCCTTTGATCACTAGTCCCCTCTTCCATTTCCCACCCTCGTATTCGTACAGAGAAATTTCCATCGGCCCGACATTTTCCGGTGAAGTGAAGAACTCACCGGCAGGAATTTCTATCCATTGTCCTCTAGGTTTTTCTGCTAAGTTTTGTTTGTGTTGTTGCTTGGTTCCATTGGGAAGGGTGAGTCTGAGGTTCACAGGAACTTCCCATCCATAAGCAGGGTCCTTAAGCATGACCATGAATGCAGCTTCATATAGAATATTAGGAGACAGGTTTCTCGTATCGAAATTACCATGAATTTCGAGCcaacaaatatttaataactcaGAAACCTCTATCATCTCATTGCTGTCAGATAAGATATTTGAGATTATAAGCATGGGATTTCAGATTTGAAGCCATACCATCTACTCATTGTTCCTCTGATTTATCAGTACATTTCATGCCCTTTAACTTTCAACAGTAAGTCATTTATACCCTTGAACTTTAATCTCTTACATACCCTAGACTTatgtttcattattttattgctATTATTAGATTAATAGAGTTGACACCTAACTCTTTCCTCCCTGGGTGATCTTTAAGGTGCACCTTGGAGGATGGCTTGgtgcatttttaaaaatatttaatatattctgtgttttattctaattaataattttttaaaaatgttaattgaCAACTAGCACTTATTATATGCTTTTGATTTGattctttaaaatatttatagctCTATGATTGCTGACCCCAAGAAATCCATCCAAATTGTGGAGAAAATAGCACTCTTTTAataacatataaaaattattgtaaCTAACTAGTaaaaattaaagccaaatagGAAAATTACATTCAATTCTAAAGCCCCAGAATTGGACTGTTTTAGAGAGTTATATGTTTCCTCCATGTCATAAGCATGCATAACAACGTAATGGAGAATACAGAGTTGAGTTCAATTGAAATACTATCAAATTCAATTCTGACTTTAAATTTGGGTTTAAACTTGATCATCTTGAATTCAAATTCGGTAGGATAATTAAGAATTGAATTCTAGTCAAGTTTTGTTTGAACTTGATTTGGCAATTGACTCGAGCAGTTCGAGCTTCACCTTGATTCGattaacattaaaatttaaatcgattCTGAATAGAGTTGGCCCGTAAACATGCATAAGGCAAAGATCGGAAGAGTAGAGTAAAAATACCTCGGGCAATACCAGTGCCAGAAACGATCATCATCGTCCCAAGTGATTAAGAGGTCTCTAGCAAACAAGAGAAAGCAGTTGGTGTTCGACTTCTTTTCGACCCAATATTTCTGCAATCAAACCAAAACATCTTATTTTACTCATCACTCATCATCCATACACTAAAGAACTAATAAAAGATCGAGTTGGATTGCCTTTTTCTTGTGGTTCAAGTAAACTCCATCACAAAGTTGATGATATAGCTGCTGCAAATCTGCCGGTGACGATGAGTCGGCTTCTCTTAGTATGGTATTACAGTTATATGGAAGCTTTACTACTTCTACTTCATTTCCATTTTCTATCTCACTGTTCTGTGACTGTGTAGTCCCCATATTTGCTGTCTGGGAATGCTCTATTCTTATGTGCACAAACATTTTACAACATATGATTtcttttatattaacttttactAAGTTTATGTATCTTAGTCTTCAATAATGTAGAGTATTTATTCTGCTGATAAAAGGGCATCTGCTAAAGAGATATATTCCTGTATTGCCAAGTCAGAATTTAACTTTGAAGGAGATAAGCTCAATTACCATATCTTTATTCTTTACTATCTTTAAcgcttattttaattaaataaatggcTTGCCTTTTAATTCGGTAAAGAATGGACGGTCCTAGCATGCATAGTCTGTCTATTGCTAACACACTATTGTTTAAAGGCCaaactatattttaaattcaaaattttgcgTTTATTATCGATTACTGATGGATTTGGGCATCTCGACGGCGTGTAAACCTGCAAAATAAGGTAGATGGTTAAtcagacggtggttgtccgattaactctctgatgcttAAGGGAGAATAATTGCATTCTATGTAAATTGTCATTGTGTGTTATAACTCAACCTCCTCATATAATAGTAATGATTGAATACTACGTATAGTTTTAATAGGAAAAAGATTCGTATTTGACTTGTGAGCTTATTTAAAAATGATCtcctaaataaaattatattttttgggAGTGGCTCCTCTCAAGTCTAAAATTCCCTCCATTTCCCTCAAGTCCATTTAGATGGATGACAcataaacaaattttaatttaatgtaataatgtttttatcattttgctTATGTGTCATCCATCTAAGTGGACTTGAGAATTGAGGGAATTTTGGACTTGAGGGGAGTCATTCCCATATTTCTTGTATGGGATTATGGTTACGAATAGGAATGTGATTCCTGCTTTTCTAGAAGATCTTTGTCTTCTAAAATCTCtttcataatattttgatttccatcattagccccccccccccccccccccccttcccgGTATTTAAGCTAATGTCTGGGTATTTATgtcttgtttgatttttaactttttcttaTTGATTTGAGTTTCGCCTTGGCGAGTCTCTTTTAGATTCTCagtgaatttattttgatacATTATTTCCAGGTATTTCGTTGTTCATATTTTGGTTTTTTCATGTTACAAATTTCTTCGAATTTGTCTTTTCATTTCCAATTAACTTTGTTATTCGATCCATCGgtcttttgaaatttttaatttttgtttgtttattctcttttttcttttcttgagaTCCTCCTTAACGAGTCCCTTTGGCGAAGCTCATTCTTTTGGCAGGACTTATTATcttctttttattgttttatatgcaaagcttttatttgacttttcaTTGTTAGGTGAAATTTTTACACTGGATGAATCTTCATCTTTAGGTGAAGCCTTTGTACTAGGCGAGCCTTACCTTGGGGTGTTCCCTCATTTTGGAAGAACCTTCATTTTTGGGTGAATTCCTTATTGGGCGAACTTTTATTGATCTTTGAGTGGAACTCTTATTGGGCCAACCTTCTTTTGTGCGAgaaatctttattttttctatttcagGGTTTTGAACCTTTCTTGTTTAAAACTCGGTcaagtgtttttttttcttctgtatTCTTCTTTATTACTGCATTActcattattttctatttgaTTTGCTATGTTTTATCTTCAACTACTTGATATTCGTTGATTGTGATTttaagtttattatttattaataatttctcTTTGTTCTTGATGTTCATTTCTCTCTTTTGTattctttgatttcaaaatttcaCGATTCCTTTTTCCGTGTTCTTTGTAT
This window of the Mercurialis annua linkage group LG5, ddMerAnnu1.2, whole genome shotgun sequence genome carries:
- the LOC126681039 gene encoding lectin-like; translation: MFVHIRIEHSQTANMGTTQSQNSEIENGNEVEVVKLPYNCNTILREADSSSPADLQQLYHQLCDGVYLNHKKKKYWVEKKSNTNCFLLFARDLLITWDDDDRFWHWYCPSNEMIEVSELLNICWLEIHGNFDTRNLSPNILYEAAFMVMLKDPAYGWEVPVNLRLTLPNGTKQQHKQNLAEKPRGQWIEIPAGEFFTSPENVGPMEISLYEYEGGKWKRGLVIKGIIIRPKNYALNIDP